From a region of the Labrus mixtus chromosome 5, fLabMix1.1, whole genome shotgun sequence genome:
- the LOC132974990 gene encoding perforin-1-like yields MTLKMKLAVFASLLVLLPFKAEAGSCVGKTVKVWVIKGRHLTGDGFSHPDPYVKVTIGEETRQTRIIYSDSNPVWYQKFRFYDTTSDIMRIDIRRADGGGYNHHLGTCIERLESGGGYWQKVKCRATDSGYVKLYYRCY; encoded by the exons ATGACACTGAAGATGAAGCTTGCCGTGTTTGCATCTCTGCTGGTGTTGTTACCGTTCAAGGCCGAGGCTGGTTCATGTGTCGGTAAAACGGTAAAAGTGTGGGTGATTAAAGGCCGCCATCTTACAGGTGACGGATTTTCACACCCAGATCCCTACGTTAAG GTGACAATCGGCGAAGAAACCAGGCAGACCAGAATTATTTATTCCGATTCAAACCCAGTTTGGTACCAGAAGTTCCGCTTTTACGATACCACAAGCGATATCATGAGAATCGACATCCGGAGGGCTGATGGAGGTGGATATAATCACCACTTGGGAACCTGCATAGAGAGATTGGAGTCAGGAGGAGGTTATTGGCAGAAAGTAAAGTGCAGGGCAACGGACTCAGGATACGTCAAGCTCTATTACAGATGTTACTGA